Proteins encoded by one window of Leopardus geoffroyi isolate Oge1 chromosome X, O.geoffroyi_Oge1_pat1.0, whole genome shotgun sequence:
- the LOC123594358 gene encoding EZH inhibitory protein, producing the protein MMVTPSSKEKAQKQQQGEMTAGPKNEITPAPGDACGTGNPSPGASAPSVSSDLSPLGGGSPHGVPGCLGRHFEHRRGSGAAPASHEGACRPLGQPRSPRRADACGAPDGPGSSGQGLQTSYACGVATMGRATWGSGQAGSQPSGRRRSRVSSWGHESRPGPALRSQARAAGPALRSQAARPGPAVFNGDAPPPGPAVRSHASGLGAAFCSLSSAPGPALRGGASVPGRALPRRHSSTPGPAFRRRASEPGPAAPRHRAPATGPAPRRRASATGPAPRRRAPATGPAPRRRASATGPAPRRRAPATGPTPRRRASATGPAPRRRAPATGPAPRRRSSARVPAYSRRTSAQVPAHSRRVSARGPAPTPASRGRASRPGPALRSPASGSGPALRSRANPRGPALHNGCTPPGYVLRSHPTQTSYRRSRPSLPVPTGPSPSPGLASQEFVSNSSSPNPEVPSLDTQPRWHAVRMRASSPSPPGRLFPFSGLSNEGSSSSSFPSSGSPGQSCCSTSTFSFSSLFSFSSPSSPSSSYSSSSSSCSNDFSDQCPSSPKFCGLGSISTPSPASLRRALLPEFEALSPLSSGEQVEIGSVPSPTTPPGV; encoded by the exons ATGATGGTCACCCCATCGTCCAAGGAGAAGGCACAGAAGCAACAGCAGGGTGAGATGACCGCAGGGCCCAAGAACGAGATCACCCCTGCCCCTGGTGATGCCTGCGGGACCGGCAACCCCAGTCCCGGTGCCTCGGCCCCCTCAGTCTCCAGTGACCTGTCTCCATTGGGTGGTGGCTCCCCACACGGTGTTCCTGGCTGCCTTGGGCGCCATTTTGAGCACCGGAGAGGATCTGGGGCTGCCCCCGCGAGCCATGAGGGAGCATGCCGACCTCTAGGGCAGCCGCGGTCCCCACGCAGAGCTGACGCGTGTGGTGCCCCAGACGGGCCAGGGTCCTCGGGCCAGGGTCTCCAGACCTCATATGCGTGTGGCGTGGCCACCATGGGGCGAGCTACGTGGGGCTCTGGCCAGGCCG GGTCTCAGCCTAGCGGTCGCCGCCGTTCTCGGGTTTCTTCGTGGGGTCACGAATCCCGGCCGGGTCCTGCCCTCCGGAGTCAGGCCAGAGCAGCAGGTCCAGCTCTCCGCAGTCAAGCAGCCAGGCCTGGCCCTGCAGTCTTCAATGGTGATGCCCCACCGCCAGGCCCCGCCGTCCGCAGCCATGCTTCTGGGTTGGGCGCTGCTTTTTGCAGCCTTTCatctgccccaggccctgccctgcgAGGTGGTGCTTCTGTGCCAGGCCGCGCTCTCCCGCGTCGTCATTCATCCACGCCAGGTCCTGCTTTCCGCCGCCGTGCATCAGAGCCAGGCCCTGCAGCCCCAAGGCACCGCGCGCCCGCGACCGGGCCGGCTCCCCGCCGCCGCGCGTCCGCGACCGGGCCGGCTCCCCGCCGCCGCGCGCCCGCGACCGGGCCGGCTCCCCGCCGCCGCGCGTCCGCGACCGGACCGGCTCCCCGCCGCCGCGCGCCCGCGACCGGGCCGACTCCCCGCCGCCGCGCGTCCGCGACCGGACCGGCTCCCCGCCGCCGCGCGCCCGCGACCGGGCCGGCTCCCCGCCGCCGCTCGTCCGCGCGGGTTCCTGCTTACAGTCGCCGCACGTCCGCGCAGGTTCCTGCTCACAGCCGCCGTGTCTCCGCGCGGGGCCCTGCCCCAACCCCTGCTTCCCGTGGCCGTGCATCTAGGCCAGGCCCTGCTCTCCGCAGCCCTGCATCCGGGTCAGGCCCTGCCCTCCGAAGCAGAGCCAACCCGCGAGGCCCTGCCCTCCACAATGGCTGTACACCTCCAGGCTACGTCCTCCGGAGCCACCCCACCCAGACGTCATACCGTAGAAGCCGTCCCTCTCTGCCTGTGCCTACCGGCCCGAGTCCTTCTCCTGGGTTGGCCTCACAAGAATTTGTGAGCAACTCAAGCTCTCCTAATCCTGAGGTTCCAAGCCTTGATACCCAGCCCCGTTGGCATGCAGTCCGTATGCGGgcctcctctccctcacctcctggtaggctcttccctttctctgggCTGAGTAATGAgggctcctcctcttcctccttcccctcctcggGGTCTCCTGGCCAGAGCTGCTGCTCCacctccaccttctccttctcctccctcttctccttctcttccccttcttccccctcctcttcttattcctcttcttcctcctcctgctccaatGATTTTTCTGACCAGTGTCCCTCTTCCCCAAAGTTTTGTGGCTTGGGCTCCATCTCCACTCCTAGTCCTGCAAGCCTCAGGCGTGCCTTACTGCCAGAGTTTGAAGCCCTGAGCCCTCTCTCTTCAGGAGAGCAGGTTGAAATAGGGAGCGTGCCTTCTCCCACTACACCCCCTGGGGTGTGA